From a single Nitrogeniibacter mangrovi genomic region:
- the dcd gene encoding dCTP deaminase translates to MSIKSDKWIRRMAENEGMIEPFAPELVRENEGGRIVSYGTSSYGYDVRCANEFKIFTNINSTIVDPKAFDSGNFVDFTGDVCIIPPNSFALARTVEYFRIPRSVLTVCLGKSTYARCGIIVNVTPLEPEWEGHVTLEFSNTTPLPAKIYANEGVAQMLFFESDEVCETSYGDRGGKYQGQRGVTLPKI, encoded by the coding sequence ATGTCCATCAAGTCGGACAAGTGGATTCGCCGCATGGCGGAGAACGAGGGGATGATCGAACCCTTCGCCCCCGAACTCGTGCGCGAGAACGAGGGCGGCAGGATCGTGTCCTATGGCACCTCGAGCTATGGCTACGACGTGCGCTGTGCCAACGAATTCAAGATCTTCACCAACATCAACTCGACCATCGTCGATCCGAAGGCCTTCGATTCGGGCAACTTCGTCGATTTCACCGGTGATGTGTGCATCATCCCGCCGAACAGCTTCGCGCTGGCGCGCACGGTCGAGTACTTCCGCATCCCGCGCAGCGTGCTGACCGTGTGCCTGGGCAAGAGCACTTACGCCCGCTGCGGCATCATCGTCAACGTGACCCCGCTCGAACCGGAGTGGGAAGGCCATGTGACGCTGGAATTCTCCAACACCACGCCGCTGCCGGCGAAGATCTATGCCAACGAGGGCGTGGCGCAGATGCTGTTCTTCGAGTCCGATGAGGTGTGCGAAACCTCCTACGGCGATCGCGGCGGCAAGTACCAGGGACAACGTGGCGTTACGCTGCCGAAGATTTGA